In Candidatus Epulonipiscium viviparus, one DNA window encodes the following:
- the fabD gene encoding ACP S-malonyltransferase — protein sequence MVKKAFLFSGQGAQYPGMGKDLYDKFGEARRIFDKANEILGWDVKEVCFTDANGLLNKTKYTQPALFTTTMAAYYVAITHGITADAFAGFSLGEIAALVASEILSFEDGLRIVNLRARFMDKAAEVTKGGMSAVIGLSPEDVTEVCKQFDEVIVANDNCPGQVVISGKIDEIEKISAALKAKGAKRVLPLKVSGAFHSNLMQTAKNKLAIELKKFTFQEPTTKIVSNVSADYMTKEDAINFLPQQITTGVRFRESINRLIADGFDVFIEIGVKKTLVGFVNKISKDVKTFNIEDSQSLKHTIEALKE from the coding sequence ATGGTGAAAAAGGCATTTTTATTTTCTGGTCAAGGAGCTCAGTATCCTGGTATGGGAAAAGATTTGTATGATAAGTTTGGAGAAGCCAGACGGATTTTTGATAAGGCAAACGAAATTTTGGGTTGGGATGTAAAAGAAGTATGCTTTACTGATGCAAATGGGTTATTAAATAAAACTAAATATACTCAGCCGGCTTTGTTTACAACCACGATGGCAGCATATTATGTGGCAATAACTCATGGAATAACAGCGGACGCATTTGCAGGATTCAGCTTAGGTGAAATTGCGGCGTTGGTGGCGAGTGAAATTTTGAGCTTTGAAGATGGGCTAAGGATTGTTAATCTCAGGGCTAGATTTATGGATAAAGCCGCAGAAGTAACAAAAGGCGGAATGAGCGCTGTTATCGGGCTATCTCCAGAAGATGTGACAGAAGTTTGTAAACAATTTGATGAAGTGATCGTGGCAAACGATAATTGTCCTGGACAAGTGGTAATTTCTGGAAAAATAGACGAAATCGAAAAAATTTCTGCAGCTCTAAAAGCGAAAGGTGCCAAAAGAGTTCTTCCGTTAAAAGTGAGTGGAGCATTTCATAGTAATTTGATGCAAACAGCGAAAAATAAGTTAGCCATTGAGTTGAAAAAATTTACGTTTCAAGAACCGACTACAAAAATAGTGAGCAATGTGAGCGCAGATTATATGACTAAAGAAGATGCAATAAACTTTTTGCCTCAGCAAATTACAACGGGAGTTCGGTTTAGAGAAAGTATTAATAGACTTATTGCAGATGGATTTGATGTTTTTATAGAAATTGGTGTGAAGAAAACATTGGTGGGATTTGTAAATAAGATTTCCAAAGATGTAAAAACGTTTAATATAGAAGATAGCCAAAGTTTAAAACATACCATAGAAGCATTGAAGGAATAA
- the fabG gene encoding 3-oxoacyl-[acyl-carrier-protein] reductase, protein MLTGKVALITGSGRGIGKTIALTFAKNGADVVINYPIDSLKDEADGVVDEIKALGARAVALKANVADFNEAKALIDGTIAEFGKLDVLVNNAGITRDQLLLRMTEEDFDQVIAINLKGVFNCTKHAARPMLKTGGSIINMSSVVGLVGNVGQLNYSASKAGLIGITKSTAKEFAKKNIRANAIAPGFIESDMTKKLSEKVIEAALTNIPMNKFGNVQDVANVALFLASNLSSYVTGEVIRVDGGMVM, encoded by the coding sequence ATGCTTACAGGAAAAGTGGCTCTAATTACAGGGAGTGGCAGAGGAATTGGAAAGACTATTGCTTTAACTTTTGCAAAAAATGGAGCAGATGTAGTAATAAATTATCCAATAGATTCTCTTAAAGATGAAGCAGATGGAGTTGTGGATGAAATTAAGGCACTCGGCGCACGAGCTGTTGCATTGAAAGCGAATGTTGCAGATTTTAATGAAGCAAAGGCATTAATAGATGGGACAATTGCAGAGTTTGGAAAGTTGGATGTTTTGGTTAATAATGCAGGAATTACGAGAGACCAGCTATTGCTTAGAATGACAGAAGAAGATTTTGATCAGGTAATAGCAATCAATTTGAAAGGTGTCTTTAACTGTACCAAACATGCCGCACGACCTATGTTAAAAACAGGTGGAAGTATCATAAATATGAGTTCTGTTGTGGGGTTAGTGGGCAATGTTGGGCAGCTAAATTATTCGGCATCAAAGGCTGGGCTGATAGGAATTACAAAATCGACAGCAAAAGAGTTTGCTAAAAAAAATATTCGTGCAAATGCAATTGCGCCAGGATTTATTGAATCTGATATGACAAAAAAATTGTCCGAGAAGGTTATAGAAGCTGCTCTTACAAATATTCCGATGAACAAATTTGGGAATGTTCAAGATGTTGCTAATGTGGCATTATTTTTGGCAAGCAATTTATCAAGCTA